A segment of the Brienomyrus brachyistius isolate T26 chromosome 13, BBRACH_0.4, whole genome shotgun sequence genome:
CTCCAGATCGATCGCTATCTGGCTGAAAACCAATCCTTGGTGAGCAGCCTCGGGTAAAAAAGAGGTTGTGCGCAATGTTCTTCCTCACTAAATAGTCAGTCAGTTGGCAAATATCACCAGATACTGCTGACAAGTCCAGACCTTCAGTATAAAAGAGAAACCCAAACGGGAATTCAGTTAGACGATAGAATCCTTTTCCTGGAATTAGGGATTCAGATGGAGCAGATTCTATCCGCAGCTCATAATCTAAGTAATAACCATGAAGGTGTAAATGGTTCACCGAAGCAAATCCCCCAAGGCTATTGAATCCCACCCGAAATCCCGGAACACAGCTCAAGAGCACAGATTCAATTCCAGTTCGGATGGTAGTAGCATTTAAAATCTGAGGAAGGCACTGTGTTGGATTAGGAATAAACAGACAGTGACCAAACTCTAAAGGACTTACATTAATCACAACAAGCATCCTGACAAGTCCACTTTTAGATGAATCGTGACAGGAATGTCCTCTTCCATCTTTCAGATGAGGACCAGAATGTGGTTCAATTGTATTCTCTTTGCTCATCTCAAAAATAATTTCGTTTGCACTTATTTTATTGAAATTGAACTGGTTTGGATCGAAACTTTGTCGAATACTCAGAATTTCCTGAGGTTTCCGTCTCTCCTGTCCGCGTTTGATGTTGAGTTGAATTACGAACTGTGATCCACCAGGCAGAATTCGAGTTTGCAGATCACCAAGGTGATAGCGGAACATACCTTGGCTCATCTTCGCAGCCCATCCGGACCTCAGCATATTGTCGAACTTCGACAGTTTTGAGCATCTACCGCATCGTTCAGACCAGCAGACATGACGAACAAAGTCCTGATCGCTGTATACAAAGTGCTGAGTCACGCACGTCGCCATGTAGCTAGATATATTAGGTGTTTCGGGAGCGAAAGTTTTACATTTTCCTAATAGCCTGAGCAATACATGCCATTAACAGAACAGACAGCATCATCACAAACCCGAATGAATGAGGTGCAGCTCTTCCGCGATCAGGCTACATGCTGTTATGTTATGATGACGTTGCCAGATGGAAGGCCCCTTAGGTTACTAATCACATGCCTGTCTTGAACTCcgcaaataataatgataataatgatgatgataaaatAACAATAAGAATAATCCTGCTTCGAGTACGGTATGCTTATGCACATAAAATTTGCATACAGTATTATGTCGTTACTATAGGAACAAACGCACGGAGATCTCAGCATCAGTCGTGTGGTACTCAAATCTGGAAGTGATACGTTATAACTATTATTCTAGCAGTAAATGCACACAATTAACTCAAGGCGAAGACCAGTTCTACGCATATTAACTACATGCGGCGTTTAGCTAGAAGGCGTGAACGCAGGGCTGTGTCGCTTTCTTCATTGTACAAGTTGCGGACGCCGATGCGGCTCGAAAGTGATCGGATGgattcattaaaaaaagaacGATCAAGCAGATTCCTTTTCCATTGTGGCACCGCTGCAGTCAGAGCTTTATTGTGTATCTAGGAAGAAAAAGTATTGGACTATAAGTGTCTTTTAAATAAGTTACAAATCTGTGTTAGAAAAATAGATTTCAGTGCATGAGTGCAGTTTGATGCATAGTGATCAGGTTTAATTTTCAGTTATGCAGAAATCCTGGATGACTGAAGTAAGCAAGATCATAGAAAGTGGAAAGTGCTTTCAGTCTCATGAAACTTTATTATCTACAAAAATGAAAGCCACAATATTTAGTTCAGACATAATACTGCTTCCCTAATCCAATTCACACAGACCGATATTTGGAACCTATTTAACATATAAATTACCTTTCAGCATTTTTTCTTCTACAAGACTGACTGATAGTCACTGGTTTAGCCCATGTCAGGCTGGACTGTTTCAAGCACAGCTGACTGTGTAGAGCAAAAGCTTGTGTAAATAAATGGAGCTGGAATCACCTCACAGAGCTGATTTGTCATTTGTAATCTTTGCAGGGAGACTCAATGCCTTGTCATCAGCTGAGTGAGGGCTCCCTTTCAACTGCACACACAAACGTGTTCCAAGGCCCACACACCACATCCAAAACACACAGTCCCTGATTGGAGAAGTAGTCAACCTGCATTGGCTGGTCTGAACTGTGGGGGGTACCATGTCCAAGCTGACCATAATCACCTAGGAAACAGTTTGGATGAGAAATGTGCAAAGCGCAATACTTCAATCAAGAATTTCAAAATGATCCTCTCTTTATTTAATGAATACCATTTGTGAATGGCAACATTTGTTACAGTAACAATAGAAATAAACCACTTCATCTTAATATACACTTTACCTTTCAGTAAATTTCCTGTCAAAAGGACATTACCTAGACTGATATCTTGTtcgatattaaaaaaaaaaaaaaacaagaacttACCCCAACCCCATGTAAACAAATCACCAGTTTCTGAAACAACAAAATTAAAGTCAAGAACATCCAATAACCCACAGGATCACCAGAATGTCAATGACCTTAATGTAAGCTACTTACTTGTGACGGCTGCTGTGTGACGTGACCCACAGCTAACCTTGGTGACCTCGGAGTCCTCAGGGATGTCAACGAGGGCAGGAAAGGCCTGGATGGAAATGAACACCCCT
Coding sequences within it:
- the gdpgp1 gene encoding GDP-D-glucose phosphorylase 1, which encodes MATCVTQHFVYSDQDFVRHVCWSERCGRCSKLSKFDNMLRSGWAAKMSQGMFRYHLGDLQTRILPGGSQFVIQLNIKRGQERRKPQEILSIRQSFDPNQFNFNKISANEIIFEMSKENTIEPHSGPHLKDGRGHSCHDSSKSGLVRMLVVINVSPLEFGHCLFIPNPTQCLPQILNATTIRTGIESVLLSCVPGFRVGFNSLGGFASVNHLHLHGYYLDYELRIESAPSESLIPGKGFYRLTEFPFGFLFYTEGLDLSAVSGDICQLTDYLVRKNIAHNLFFTRGCSPRIGFQPDSDRSGVRVVVWPRTAVFGAKEESAFNVALCELAGHLPFKSQEEFDTATENNVKHIIQKYLLPEEDFFQLQLELIELFTQSLI